Proteins encoded within one genomic window of Ignavibacteriota bacterium:
- the kdpA gene encoding potassium-transporting ATPase subunit KdpA: MTLSSMIQLLAFLIILLATVKPLGLYMGRVYRGERTLLHTVLGPLERLIYRIAGIRPDDEMDWKENVVAMLLFNGLGFLFIYALQRVQGVLPLNPQGLSAVSPDSSFNTAVSFATNTNWQGYGGETTMSYLTQMIGLTVQNFVSAATGMAVLVLFIRGLVRHTAQTLGSFWVDLIRSVVYILLPLSFVLALALVSQGVVQSFSGYATIPFVDQVTDAQGQRVAEQVIAVGPAASQIAIKQLGTNGGGFFNVNSAHPFENPTPFSNLLELLSILLIPAALCYTYGMLVEDTRQGWAILAVMVLIFIPFVFLAVGAEQNGNPTIQALGVDTHASAGQPGGNMEGKEVRFGITQSALWATATTAASNGSVNAMHDSFTPMGGLVTLVMMQLGEVVFGGVGSGLYGMLIFVIVAVFVAGLLVGRTPEYLGHKIEPYEIKMASLLILIMPLLVLGATALGVIVDAGRISISNPGAHGFSQILYAFTSTGNNNGSAFGGLGANTVFYNLTGGIAMLVSRYWLAVPTLALAGALAKKKRVPASDGTLPTHTPLFVVWVVAIVLLVGALNFLPALALGPIVEHLLL, translated from the coding sequence ATGACACTCTCAAGCATGATCCAGCTTCTCGCTTTCCTGATCATCCTGCTTGCCACCGTGAAGCCCCTCGGGCTGTACATGGGCCGCGTGTACCGGGGCGAACGCACCCTGCTGCACACGGTGCTCGGTCCCCTCGAGCGCCTGATCTACCGGATCGCGGGCATCCGTCCGGATGATGAGATGGATTGGAAAGAGAATGTCGTCGCCATGCTGCTCTTCAATGGCCTCGGATTCCTCTTCATCTATGCTCTCCAGCGCGTGCAGGGTGTTCTCCCGCTGAACCCCCAGGGCCTGAGCGCCGTGTCACCCGACTCGTCGTTCAACACCGCCGTCAGCTTCGCCACCAACACCAACTGGCAGGGCTATGGCGGAGAGACAACAATGAGCTATCTGACACAAATGATCGGCCTGACCGTCCAGAACTTCGTCTCCGCGGCAACGGGGATGGCCGTTCTTGTGCTGTTCATCCGCGGACTCGTCCGGCACACAGCACAGACGCTTGGCAGCTTCTGGGTCGATCTGATCCGCAGCGTTGTCTATATCCTCCTGCCGCTGTCGTTCGTACTCGCCCTTGCCCTCGTGTCGCAGGGTGTCGTGCAGAGCTTCTCAGGATACGCGACCATACCGTTCGTCGACCAGGTCACAGATGCGCAGGGACAACGGGTAGCGGAACAGGTGATCGCTGTGGGTCCTGCAGCATCGCAGATCGCGATCAAGCAGCTCGGCACGAACGGAGGCGGATTCTTCAACGTGAACTCGGCGCATCCGTTCGAGAACCCGACGCCGTTCTCGAACCTGTTGGAGCTGCTGTCGATCCTCCTGATCCCGGCTGCACTGTGTTACACCTACGGCATGCTTGTAGAGGATACGCGGCAGGGGTGGGCGATCCTTGCGGTGATGGTGTTGATCTTCATCCCCTTTGTGTTCCTGGCGGTCGGCGCAGAACAGAACGGCAACCCGACGATCCAAGCGCTCGGGGTCGACACCCACGCCTCCGCCGGTCAACCGGGTGGCAACATGGAGGGCAAGGAGGTCCGCTTCGGCATCACGCAGTCGGCGCTGTGGGCGACCGCAACGACGGCGGCCTCGAATGGTTCGGTGAATGCGATGCATGACTCCTTCACGCCCATGGGCGGACTCGTGACATTGGTGATGATGCAATTGGGAGAGGTCGTGTTCGGTGGCGTGGGTTCCGGCCTGTACGGCATGCTCATTTTCGTGATCGTCGCGGTCTTTGTGGCCGGTCTGCTTGTTGGACGGACACCGGAGTACCTCGGTCACAAGATCGAGCCCTATGAGATAAAGATGGCCTCGCTCCTCATCCTCATCATGCCACTTCTTGTCCTTGGAGCCACTGCCCTGGGGGTCATCGTTGATGCCGGCAGGATCTCGATCAGCAACCCGGGCGCGCACGGATTCAGTCAGATCCTGTATGCTTTCACATCCACAGGCAACAACAACGGAAGCGCATTCGGTGGTCTGGGGGCCAATACCGTCTTCTACAATCTGACCGGAGGGATCGCGATGCTGGTAAGCAGGTATTGGCTGGCGGTGCCGACGCTCGCTCTCGCTGGCGCACTGGCGAAGAAGAAGCGTGTTCCTGCCTCCGACGGAACACTGCCGACCCATACGCCTCTCTTTGTCGTCTGGGTGGTAGCGATCGTCCTCCTCGTGGGCGCGCTCAACTTCCTCCCGGCTCTTGCACTCGGTCCCATTGTGGAGCACCTGTTGCTATGA
- a CDS encoding response regulator, which yields MSTAIHPATILVIDDEVQIRRLLKRALEEEGYKVMPAETGADGLAQASTHHPDIVILDLGLPDMDGTTVLQQLRTWSSVPVLILSVREAEETIVGALDGGADDYLTKPFRTGELLARVRALLRHRLSGKEERMFEAGDLSVDIAARTVSVRGQQIKLTPTEYSLLELFVRNPGKVLTHSYLLREIWGPTYAEETQYLRVFVGQLRKKIENDPAMPRLLVTEAGVGYRLVE from the coding sequence ATGAGCACCGCCATCCATCCTGCCACCATCCTGGTCATCGACGACGAGGTTCAGATCCGCCGACTGCTCAAACGTGCACTCGAAGAGGAAGGGTACAAGGTGATGCCGGCGGAGACCGGGGCCGATGGCCTGGCGCAGGCATCCACGCATCATCCGGACATCGTCATTCTTGACCTCGGGTTGCCCGATATGGACGGAACGACGGTGCTCCAGCAACTGCGGACATGGTCGTCGGTGCCCGTCCTCATCCTCTCGGTCCGCGAAGCAGAAGAGACGATCGTCGGTGCTCTCGACGGGGGGGCGGATGACTATCTCACGAAGCCCTTCCGTACGGGGGAACTTCTCGCGCGCGTCCGCGCGCTGCTCCGCCACCGCCTCTCGGGAAAAGAGGAGCGCATGTTCGAAGCGGGGGATCTCTCTGTCGATATCGCAGCCCGTACCGTCAGCGTCCGCGGACAGCAGATCAAACTGACCCCCACAGAGTACTCTCTGCTGGAACTCTTCGTGCGCAATCCCGGGAAAGTGCTCACCCACTCGTATCTGCTGCGGGAGATCTGGGGTCCGACGTATGCCGAAGAGACCCAGTACCTTCGTGTCTTTGTCGGTCAGTTGAGAAAGAAGATCGAGAACGATCCCGCCATGCCCCGGCTTCTTGTGACGGAGGCGGGAGTGGGATACAGGCTCGTTGAGTGA
- a CDS encoding sensor histidine kinase KdpD, with protein sequence MTSGDPHRPDPDHLLDSLRRDEERGKHGRLKVFLGMCAGVGKTYDMLMAAREAQSKGGSVLVGYVETHGRKETEALLDGLEILPRKSIEYRGRLIGEMDVDEILRRRPGLVLVDELAHTNAPESRHLRRHQDVTELLDAGIDVYTTLNIQHLESRADTVAQITGIVIRETIPDSILERADAVEIVDLPPEELLKRLAEGKVYAPERSREAVRHFFRTSNLTALREMALRLVAERVDHQLQDMMKGRQSEGAVKSGQRILVGISASPNTVKLIRWARRTAYAMDAPWIAVYVERSRTLSPAERERLDANIKLARELGAEIVTTADDNVVEGLLRVARDRRVTQLLVGKPTGKAHIGQSLLDKLIERSGDLDIYVVGGTGSVRAFPGRDWLPEIRSGLKQYLIAATVTIAVAVALYPLQDMLGYQSVSLFLLFAVVLLPLKLDAGPVLLAAALSAVLWNFFFIPPTFTFAIGLLQDVLMFGLYFCVAAVTGVLTAKIRAREKNLRLREQHATALFALTKELSRARTQDDVARAAVESIRQTFSADTAVLLSQSDGDIFTEAHAASSFAVDQKEFGVAAWVYWNEHKAGRFTDTLPSALATYHPLSGPRYPLGVIGVHVQSGEPFTIDQDALFQAFLGQISSAFEREQLHDLTRKTLVVAESERLYRTLFDTLSHEFRTPVAAIMGATDQLDNHADEEGGRVREIVREIREGADRLNTLVQNLLDMTRLESGLLKLRKSWCDVADLVGTAVRKLEEVLHNHEVRISVAESLPLIQADQGLLEQALVNIIRNAVIHAEGATRIIVDARVEGNECVLSVADNGKGIPAGEVDRVFQKFFRGKDTRAGGTGLGLSISQGIVLAHGGAISCANRAEGGVQFTIRLPLGSPPPTVQLT encoded by the coding sequence GTGACATCTGGCGATCCACATCGGCCCGATCCGGACCATCTGCTGGATTCTCTCCGGCGTGACGAGGAGCGCGGCAAGCACGGCCGGCTGAAGGTCTTCCTCGGCATGTGCGCGGGGGTGGGCAAAACCTACGACATGCTGATGGCTGCACGTGAAGCGCAGTCGAAGGGGGGCTCCGTGCTCGTAGGCTATGTCGAGACCCACGGCCGGAAGGAGACGGAGGCGCTTCTTGACGGCCTGGAAATTCTCCCCCGGAAGTCGATCGAGTACCGTGGACGGTTGATCGGGGAGATGGATGTGGATGAGATCCTGCGCCGACGGCCCGGACTCGTCCTCGTCGATGAGCTCGCCCACACCAATGCCCCGGAAAGCCGCCATCTTCGCCGCCACCAGGATGTGACCGAACTCCTCGACGCCGGCATCGATGTCTACACCACCCTGAATATCCAACACCTCGAAAGCCGGGCGGACACCGTTGCACAGATCACGGGCATCGTGATCCGCGAGACCATCCCTGATTCGATCCTTGAACGGGCCGATGCCGTCGAGATCGTCGACCTCCCTCCGGAAGAGCTTCTCAAGCGACTTGCCGAAGGGAAGGTCTATGCGCCCGAGCGCTCACGCGAGGCGGTCCGCCATTTCTTCAGGACAAGCAACCTCACGGCTCTCCGCGAAATGGCACTCCGCCTCGTGGCGGAGCGGGTGGATCATCAGCTTCAGGATATGATGAAGGGGCGGCAGAGCGAAGGTGCCGTGAAGTCCGGACAGCGGATCCTTGTCGGCATCAGTGCCAGCCCGAACACCGTGAAGCTCATACGCTGGGCGCGCCGCACCGCCTATGCGATGGACGCCCCGTGGATCGCGGTCTATGTGGAGCGCTCCCGCACGCTCTCGCCCGCCGAACGTGAGCGGCTGGACGCCAATATCAAACTTGCACGCGAGCTTGGTGCCGAGATCGTTACGACCGCTGACGACAATGTGGTGGAGGGCCTGCTCCGCGTAGCGCGGGACAGGCGCGTGACCCAGCTCCTCGTCGGCAAGCCGACCGGGAAAGCACATATCGGGCAGAGCTTGCTCGACAAGCTTATCGAGCGTAGCGGTGATCTCGACATTTACGTGGTCGGCGGGACGGGATCCGTGCGGGCATTTCCTGGACGTGATTGGCTGCCGGAGATACGGTCGGGGCTCAAGCAGTATCTGATCGCCGCCACGGTGACGATCGCTGTGGCGGTCGCGCTCTACCCCCTGCAGGACATGCTCGGATACCAGTCCGTCTCGTTATTCCTGCTTTTTGCCGTGGTGCTCCTCCCGCTCAAGCTGGATGCCGGCCCGGTCCTCCTCGCCGCCGCCCTCAGCGCGGTCCTGTGGAACTTCTTCTTCATCCCGCCGACATTCACCTTCGCGATCGGGTTGCTGCAGGATGTCCTGATGTTCGGGCTCTACTTCTGCGTCGCCGCCGTGACGGGGGTGCTCACCGCAAAGATCAGGGCGAGAGAAAAGAACCTCCGCCTGCGTGAACAGCATGCGACCGCACTGTTCGCACTGACGAAGGAACTCTCGCGCGCACGGACGCAGGATGACGTGGCCAGGGCTGCGGTGGAGAGCATCCGGCAGACATTCTCCGCGGACACTGCCGTGTTGCTCAGCCAATCGGACGGCGACATATTCACCGAGGCCCACGCCGCCAGCAGTTTTGCCGTGGACCAGAAGGAGTTCGGCGTCGCGGCATGGGTCTACTGGAACGAGCACAAGGCCGGACGGTTCACCGACACGCTGCCCTCAGCGCTCGCCACGTATCACCCCCTGTCCGGCCCGCGCTACCCCCTCGGTGTCATAGGCGTCCACGTGCAGTCCGGGGAGCCGTTCACGATCGACCAGGATGCATTATTCCAGGCGTTCCTCGGTCAGATCTCGTCGGCATTTGAACGGGAACAGCTGCACGACCTGACGAGGAAGACCCTGGTCGTTGCGGAATCAGAACGGCTGTATCGTACACTGTTCGATACGCTGTCGCATGAGTTCCGGACGCCCGTAGCAGCGATCATGGGTGCGACGGACCAGTTGGACAACCATGCCGATGAGGAGGGCGGGAGGGTCCGCGAGATCGTCCGTGAGATCCGCGAGGGGGCGGATCGCCTCAACACGCTGGTCCAGAATTTGCTGGATATGACGCGCCTGGAGTCCGGCCTGCTGAAACTCCGGAAGTCGTGGTGCGATGTCGCTGATCTCGTCGGCACTGCTGTGCGCAAACTCGAGGAGGTGCTCCACAATCACGAGGTGCGTATCTCCGTTGCGGAATCCCTCCCCCTGATCCAGGCGGATCAAGGACTCCTGGAACAGGCACTGGTGAATATCATCAGGAATGCCGTGATCCACGCCGAGGGGGCGACACGGATCATCGTTGACGCCCGCGTGGAGGGGAATGAGTGCGTGCTCTCCGTGGCCGACAACGGGAAAGGGATCCCCGCCGGCGAGGTCGACCGGGTCTTTCAGAAGTTCTTCCGGGGGAAAGACACCCGGGCCGGTGGGACGGGCCTGGGCCTCTCGATCTCGCAGGGGATCGTCCTTGCCCACGGTGGGGCGATCAGTTGCGCCAACCGCGCCGAAGGAGGGGTACAGTTCACCATCCGTTTGCCCCTTGGTTCTCCACCACCAACGGTACAACTGACATGA
- a CDS encoding zf-HC2 domain-containing protein, translating into MTVSVDVINDLLPLYAANECSADSRRLVEEHLKAHPELAAGMAVAMRSVLRNPLPVGAGDTEERRALARTQRLLRLRSWFMALAGFFMLLPFSFIVSNGTFRWLLAESPGHVAVYEAIGAVLWVAYFVTRRKLRHSW; encoded by the coding sequence ATGACCGTATCCGTGGATGTGATCAACGATCTGCTGCCGTTGTATGCCGCGAACGAGTGCAGCGCAGATTCACGGCGGCTCGTGGAAGAGCATCTCAAGGCCCACCCAGAGCTCGCTGCCGGGATGGCGGTTGCGATGCGATCGGTGCTGCGCAACCCGCTCCCTGTGGGCGCGGGCGATACCGAAGAGCGCCGGGCACTGGCCCGCACGCAGCGGCTGCTCAGGCTGCGATCCTGGTTCATGGCCCTGGCGGGCTTCTTTATGTTGCTGCCCTTCTCCTTCATCGTTTCCAACGGCACCTTCCGCTGGCTGCTCGCGGAATCACCGGGACATGTCGCAGTATACGAAGCGATCGGAGCCGTGCTGTGGGTTGCGTACTTCGTTACACGCAGAAAGCTCCGGCACTCCTGGTGA
- a CDS encoding RNA polymerase sigma factor, with protein sequence MAHDPVSFTELYERYAQDVFRFAFWLSGDADDARDITAETFVRVWTSEQPIRDLSVKAYLFTIARRLYLQHRRRTTRSAPLTDENAGSSHDTERSLEDRSELEHVLRAMAELPEQDRAILVMRAAEELTHGEIAAATGLSIASVKVRIFRARAKLSSLLSSSGSST encoded by the coding sequence ATGGCACACGATCCGGTCTCATTCACAGAATTGTACGAGCGCTACGCGCAGGACGTTTTCCGGTTCGCTTTCTGGCTGAGCGGCGATGCGGATGACGCCAGGGACATCACTGCGGAGACGTTCGTCCGAGTGTGGACATCGGAGCAGCCGATCCGTGATCTCTCGGTCAAAGCATATCTCTTCACCATAGCCCGGCGGCTCTACCTCCAGCACCGGAGGCGGACCACCCGCAGCGCTCCCCTTACCGACGAGAACGCCGGCAGTTCGCACGATACCGAGCGGTCACTCGAGGACAGGTCTGAACTTGAGCATGTTCTCCGGGCGATGGCGGAGCTGCCTGAGCAGGACAGGGCGATCCTGGTCATGCGCGCAGCCGAGGAGCTCACGCACGGAGAGATCGCGGCGGCAACAGGTCTATCGATCGCATCGGTGAAGGTACGCATCTTCCGTGCACGTGCGAAGCTATCATCACTTCTTTCATCATCAGGGAGTTCAACATGA
- the kdpB gene encoding potassium-transporting ATPase subunit KdpB, with protein sequence MHPAPEAPTFTRGGNGPRYLTAVYGSVLKMSPRHMVRNPVMFVVEIGSVVTTALWIQALFGIGEAPAGFTGAIALWLWFTVLFANFSEAVAEGRGKAQAEALRRSRQSTKAKKLRDGRFGDQYETVLAGDLHAGDAILAETGDVIAADGEVIEGIASVDESAITGESAPVIRESGGDRSAVTGGTRVLSDWLVVRITSEPGGGFLDRMISLIEGARRQKTPNEIALNILLAAFTIIFLGVCVTLLPFSVFSVHAAGQGTPITVTVLVALLVCLIPTTIGGLLSAIGIAGMDRMIRHNVIATSGRAIEAAGDVDVLLLDKTGTITLGNRMATEFTPAPGITAERLADAAQLSSMADETPEGRSIAILAKERYGLRGRGLHDTSVHFIPFTAQTRMSGVDIVGEGKQHRRIRKGAADAVRGFVESAGGMMPATVDKAIQEISRQGATPLVVAENSEVLGVIHLKDIVKGGIKERFAHLRKMGIRTIMITGDNPLTAAAIAAEAGVDDFLAEARPEDKLELIREHQRGGRLVAMTGDGTNDAPALAQADVAVAMNTGTQSAREASNMIDLDSNPTKLMEIVEIGKQLLMTRGALTTFSIANDVAKYFAIIPAAFATTYPVLGTLNIMGLRSPESAILSAVIFNALIIIALIPLALTGVRYVPMSAASLLRRHLLIYGVGGLLVPFAGIKAIDMLLTVLGLT encoded by the coding sequence ATGCATCCGGCACCAGAGGCACCCACGTTCACGCGCGGCGGCAATGGTCCCCGTTACTTGACGGCCGTGTACGGGTCCGTACTGAAGATGAGCCCCCGTCATATGGTCCGCAATCCTGTCATGTTCGTGGTCGAGATCGGCAGCGTCGTCACGACCGCGCTGTGGATCCAGGCGCTCTTCGGGATCGGTGAAGCACCGGCCGGGTTCACCGGGGCGATCGCACTCTGGCTCTGGTTCACGGTCCTGTTCGCCAATTTCTCAGAGGCGGTCGCCGAAGGGCGCGGCAAGGCCCAGGCAGAGGCCCTGAGGCGTTCCCGGCAATCCACCAAAGCCAAGAAGCTTCGCGATGGGAGGTTTGGCGATCAGTACGAGACCGTTCTCGCAGGAGATCTCCATGCCGGTGACGCGATCCTTGCCGAGACAGGCGATGTGATCGCCGCCGATGGCGAAGTGATCGAAGGGATCGCATCGGTTGACGAGAGCGCGATCACCGGTGAAAGTGCGCCGGTCATTCGCGAGTCCGGAGGCGACCGGAGCGCCGTCACGGGCGGCACCCGCGTCCTCTCCGACTGGCTGGTCGTCCGCATTACGAGCGAGCCGGGTGGAGGATTCCTTGACCGGATGATCTCCCTCATCGAAGGGGCCAGGCGTCAGAAGACACCGAACGAGATCGCGCTGAACATCCTGCTCGCGGCGTTCACGATCATCTTTCTGGGCGTGTGTGTGACGCTGCTCCCCTTCTCGGTGTTCAGTGTCCATGCCGCGGGACAGGGAACGCCGATCACGGTCACCGTGCTTGTCGCCCTGCTGGTCTGCCTTATCCCGACCACGATCGGTGGGCTGCTCTCGGCGATCGGCATCGCCGGTATGGACAGAATGATCCGGCACAATGTGATCGCCACGTCCGGCCGTGCCATTGAGGCTGCAGGCGATGTGGACGTGTTGCTGCTCGACAAGACCGGCACGATCACGCTCGGGAACCGCATGGCAACGGAGTTCACGCCGGCACCCGGGATCACTGCGGAACGGCTGGCCGATGCAGCGCAGCTCTCATCGATGGCGGACGAGACGCCGGAGGGGCGGTCGATCGCGATCCTCGCCAAGGAACGGTACGGCCTCCGTGGCCGGGGGCTTCATGATACGTCGGTCCACTTCATCCCCTTCACGGCCCAGACGCGCATGAGCGGCGTCGACATCGTCGGAGAGGGAAAGCAGCACCGCCGCATACGGAAGGGCGCTGCGGATGCGGTGCGCGGGTTCGTCGAATCCGCCGGAGGCATGATGCCGGCAACGGTCGACAAGGCGATCCAGGAGATCAGCCGGCAGGGTGCAACGCCTCTGGTGGTCGCGGAGAACAGCGAGGTCCTCGGCGTGATCCATCTCAAGGATATCGTCAAAGGTGGTATCAAAGAGCGTTTCGCTCACCTCCGGAAGATGGGGATCAGGACGATCATGATCACGGGCGACAACCCGCTCACCGCGGCAGCCATCGCCGCCGAGGCGGGGGTGGACGACTTCCTGGCGGAAGCCCGGCCCGAGGACAAGCTCGAGCTGATCCGGGAACATCAGCGTGGGGGACGGCTTGTGGCGATGACGGGCGACGGCACCAACGACGCCCCGGCCCTCGCCCAGGCCGACGTGGCTGTGGCCATGAACACCGGGACGCAGTCCGCGCGTGAAGCTTCGAACATGATCGACCTCGACAGCAATCCGACCAAACTGATGGAGATCGTGGAGATCGGGAAGCAGTTGCTCATGACGCGCGGGGCGCTGACGACATTCAGCATCGCGAACGACGTGGCAAAGTACTTCGCGATCATCCCGGCGGCGTTCGCGACGACGTACCCCGTCCTCGGGACGCTGAATATCATGGGACTGCGTTCGCCCGAAAGTGCGATCCTGTCGGCGGTCATCTTCAATGCCCTGATCATCATCGCGCTGATCCCGCTGGCGCTCACAGGTGTGAGGTATGTGCCGATGAGCGCTGCTTCACTCCTGCGGCGACATCTCCTCATCTACGGTGTCGGCGGATTGCTCGTGCCATTCGCCGGGATCAAGGCCATCGACATGCTCCTCACGGTTCTCGGGTTGACGTGA
- the kdpF gene encoding K(+)-transporting ATPase subunit F, which translates to MSLLYVLTGLLAAGLFIYLVVALLWPERFE; encoded by the coding sequence ATGAGTCTCCTCTACGTTCTGACCGGTCTTCTTGCTGCCGGACTGTTCATCTACCTTGTTGTGGCCCTCTTGTGGCCGGAGCGATTCGAATGA
- the kdpC gene encoding potassium-transporting ATPase subunit KdpC, with product MLSKHIRIAVIVLGAFTVITGVAYPLLITVIAQAAFPGQASGSFIVKNGHTIGSALIGQPFTSPGYFWSRPSATGPFPYNAGASSGSNLGVLNPALPNRVKQDVDRLKSADSSLSGPIPVDLVTTSGSGLDPHISPDAAQVQIPRVARARGMAEARVSDLVARHTEGRFLGIFGEPRVNVLVLNLDLDAATTTNGRE from the coding sequence ATGCTCTCAAAGCACATACGTATCGCAGTCATCGTCCTCGGTGCATTCACGGTCATTACCGGAGTGGCGTATCCCCTTCTGATAACGGTGATCGCGCAGGCCGCCTTTCCAGGACAGGCAAGCGGGAGCTTCATCGTCAAGAACGGCCACACGATAGGATCAGCACTCATCGGACAGCCATTCACATCCCCCGGATATTTCTGGTCACGGCCTTCCGCCACCGGGCCGTTCCCGTACAACGCAGGAGCATCGAGCGGCTCGAACCTCGGCGTGCTGAATCCGGCCTTGCCCAACCGTGTGAAACAGGACGTTGATCGGCTGAAGTCAGCGGACAGCTCGCTGAGTGGGCCGATCCCCGTCGATCTAGTCACGACCTCGGGAAGCGGGCTGGATCCGCATATCAGCCCCGACGCTGCACAGGTGCAGATCCCGCGTGTCGCGCGTGCACGGGGAATGGCAGAGGCCCGGGTATCAGACCTCGTGGCGCGCCACACGGAAGGCCGCTTTCTCGGGATATTCGGAGAGCCGCGCGTGAATGTCCTTGTGTTGAACCTTGATCTCGATGCTGCAACAACCACGAATGGGAGGGAGTGA